CGCGTCGGCGAGCTCGTACATGTCGGCCTGGAGATCCCCGTCCGGCTCGGGCACCTCGCCGCGGGCGATCTGCCGGGCGAGCTTCGTGCCCTCCTCGATGATGAGCGCGTACGCCGAGATGTGGTCGGGCTCCAGGCCGAGGGCGGTCTCGAGCGAGGCCTCCCAGTCGGCCAGGCTCTCGCCCGGGGCGCCGTAGATGAGGTCGACCGAGACGTCCAGCCCGGCGGCGCGCGCCGCGGCCACGGCGGTGCCGACGTTGGCGGGCGTGTGCGTGCGATCCAGCGCGGCGAGCACGTGCGGCACCGACGACTGCATGCCGACCGACATGCGCGTGACGCCGGCGGCGGCCAGCTCGTCGGCCACCGCCGGGGTGACGGTGTCGGGGTTGGCCTCGACGGTGATCTCCGCCCCGGCCTCGAGGCCGAACGCGTCGCGCACCGCCGCGAGCATCCGCGCCAGGTCGCCGGCCGGCAGCAGCGTCGGGGTGCCGCCGCCGAAGAAGACGGTGGTCGCGGGGCGCGCGGCCCCGGCGTCCCCCAGCACGGTGCGGGCGAGCTCGACCTCGCGGATGAGCGTGTCGGCGTAGGTGTCCTGGCGCGCCCCGCGCAGCTCGGTGGCGGTGTACGTGTTGAAGTCGCAGTAGCCGCAGCGCACCCGGCAGAAGGGCACATGCAGGTACACGCCGAGATCGGCGGCGGGGTCGACAGCGAGGTCGGCCGGCAGGGCGCCGTCGGGCGGCGCGGGATCCCCGATCGGGAGGGCCGCGCCCATCAGCTGCGCGCCCGCATCAGGACGGCGTCGCGAACAGCGGCGAGATGGCCCGCAGGTAGCGGTCGAACAGCGCGCGACGACGGCGGCGCACGAGACCCGGGAACAGGCGGCCCAGCGGACGCGTGGGGCGATCGAAGGCGCGCACCGAGAACCAGACCTCGTCGTTGTCGCGCCACTCGATCATGAACGACTCCTCGCCGCTGACGACCGCGCCGCCCACGGTGCCGAGCGCGAAGCCGACCCGGCGCTTCTCCTCGACGACGAAGATCACGCGGTACTCGCCGCCGGCGTGGTGGCCGCGCACGCGCCCCTGCAGCTTGACGGTCGCGCCCGCGCTCACGAGCGGCGTGCCCTCGGCGTCGAAGCGCTGCTCGCCCTCCATGCCGGCCGGGGCGATCGGGTTGCCCTCGCCGTCGAAGCTCACGCCCGTGTAGGCGGGGCCGGCGGCGGGCCGCACCTCGGCGACGCGAATGCTGGCGCCGCGCTGCGCGCCCCACGACAGCAGCTCCTCGGCCGCCGTGCGGAACCGCTCCTCGCCGCTGCCGATGCGCATCGACTCGATCGCCGGCAGGCTCTTCTCCGGCGGGTACTGCAGCAGGTCGTCGGCCTGAGAGCCGCCGACGGCGGCGTAGTCGACGGTCTCGTCTCGGAACGTGCCCCGGCGCATCTGCACAGCCTACTTGCCCTTGGTCTCGACGTCTCCCGAGAGCGCGGCGATGAAGGCCTCCTGGGGGACCTCGACGCGGCCCACCATCTTCATGCGCTTCTTGCCCTCCTTCTGCTTCTCGAGGAGCTTGCGCTTGCGGGTGATGTCACCGCCGTAGCACTTGGCGAGCACGTCCTTGCGCATCGCGCGGATGTTCTCGCGCGCGATGATCCGCGCGCCGATCGCCGCCTGGATGGGCACCTCGAACTGCTGCCGCGGGATGAGCTTGCGCAGCCGCTCGGTCATCGTCGTGCCGTACGAGTACGCCTTGTCGCGGTGCACGATCGCGCTGAACGCGTCGACCCGATCGCCCTGCAGCAGGATGTCGACCTTCACCAGGTCAGCCTCCTGCTGGCCCGCCGGCTCGTAGTCGAAGCTGGCGTAGCCCTGGGTGCGGCTCTTGAGCTGGTCGAAGAAGTCGAACACGATCTCGCCGAGCGGCATCGTGTACTTCAGCTCCACGCGCTCCTCGGAGAGGTAGTCCATCCCCTCCATCGTGCCGCGGCGCTGCTGGCACAGCTCCATCACCGTGCCGACGTAGTCCTTCGGCGTCAGGATCGAGGCGCGCACGATCGGCTCCGAGACCGCGTTGATCTTGCCCTCGGGGTACTCGCTCGGGTTGGTGACGACGATCGTCTGGCCGGTCTCGGTGGTGACCTCGTAGATCACGCTCGGCGCGGTCGTGATGAGGTCCAGCCCGAACTCGCGCGAGAGGCGCTCGGTCACGATCTCGAGGTGCAGCAGTCCGAGGAACCCGCAGCGGAAGCCGAAGCCCAGGGCCACCGACGTCTCCGGCTCGTACGCGAGCGCGGCGTCCGACAGCTTGAGCTTGTCGAGCGCGTCGCGCAGCTCCGGGTAGTCGCTGGCATCGATCGGGTACAGGCCCGAGAACACCATCGGCTTGGGCTCGACGTAGCCCGCGAGCGGGGTCTCGGCCGGCTTGCGCTGGTTGGTGACCGTGTCGCCGACCTTCGACTGGCGCACGTCCTTCACGCCCGTGATGAGGTAACCGACCTCGCCCACGCCGAGGCCCTTCGTCGGCTCCGGCTCGGGGCTCGACACGCCGATCTCGAGCAGCTCGTGGGTGGCCTTCGTCGACATCATCTGCACGCGTTCACGCGGCTCGAGCCGGCCGTCCACCATGCGCACGTATGTGACCACGCCGCGGTAGGCGTCGTAGACCGAGTCGAAGATCATCGCGCGCGCCGGCGCGTCGGCATCGCCCACCGGCGCCGGGATGCGCTCGACGAGGCGGTCGAGCAGCTCGTCGACGCCCTGGCCGGTCTTGCCCGAGACGCGCAGCACGTCGTCGGGGTCGCCGCCGATGAGGTCGGCGAGCTCCTTGGCGAAACGCTCCGGATCGGCCGCGGGCAGGTCGATCTTGTTGAGCACCGGGATGATCGTGAGGTCGTTCTCGAGCGCCATGTAGAGGTTCGCGAGCGTCTGCGCCTCGATCCCCTGCGCGGCGTCGACGAGCAGGATCGCGCCCTCGCACGCCGCGAGCGAGCGCGAGACCTCGTAGCTGAAGTCGACGTGCCCGGGCGTGTCGATCATGTTGAGCGCGAACGTCTGGCCGTCCAGCTCCCACGGGATGCGCACCGCCTGGCTCTTGACCGTGATGCCGCGCTCGCGCTCGATGTCCATCCGGTCCAGGTACTGCGCGCGCATGTCGCGATCCGAGACCACGCCGGTCAGCTGCAGCATGCGATCGGCCAACGTCGACTTGCCGTGGTCGATGTGGGCGATGATGCAGAAATTGCGAATGCGCTCGGGCGGCGTGGCAGCGGGCTGGAGCGGCGTCAGGGCACGGGGAGACATGTCCGTCCGATTCTACGGTGCGCGACCTGTCCGCCCCTCCGCGGGTCGATCCGAGCAGATCGCTCAGACACGCCCGGGCTGCACCACTCACAATCAGCGGATTGCTTCATAACGATTGATCACGGTTTCCTCACGAAGTCCGGCTCCGTAACATCCCCGGAACATTCGGTGTGTGAGAGTGACCAACTATGGATGGGGGTCGTCCCCGGACGGCAGCGACGAAGAGCCCTCGACGCGTCCCCAGCATCACCCAACCCAAGGAGAAGGAATGCGTCTGCGACGTATCTATGGCGGAGTGGCTGCTGCGGCCGCGCTCGGCCTGGCCCTCACGGCCTGCGCCCCCGCCGACAGCGGCGACAACGGCGGTGACGGCGAAGGCACCACCAGCCAGTCCATCGCGGTCACGGTCGGCCCGAACGACTTCATCAGCTACAACGGCTTCACGCCCGAGTCGTACTCGACGTACAACTCGGCGATCGCCGACCAGCTGAAGGCCGGCTTCGCCTACTTCGGTCCCGACGGATCGATCGTCCCCAACGAGGACCTCGGCTCGTTCGAGCTGGTCTCGGAGGACCCGATGGTCGTCGAGTTCACCATCAGCGATGACGCTGTGTGGTCGGACGGCACGCCCATCACCGTCGCCGACGCGATCCTGGCCTGGGGCATCCAGAACCCGAACCTGACCTCGGGCGACGCCCCGCTGTTCAACTCGGTCTCGCAGGACCTCGGCGACACGATCCCCGCCGGCCCGCAGGGCGACCCGACGGGCAAGACCTTCACGGTCGAGTTCGCCGCGCCGGACCCCGACTGGCAGATCCAGACCTACATCCTCGACCCGGCGCACGTCGTGGCCGAGCAGGCCGGGATGACCGTCGAGGAGCTCTCCGAGGCGATCCTCTCGGGCGACACCAAGGCACTGGCCCCGGCCGCCGAGTTCTGGAACAACGGCTGGATGACGGAGCCGGGCACGCTGCCCGACGCCGAGCTCATCCCCTCGTCGGGTCCCTACATCCTCGACTCGTGGAGCGCCACGCAGTCGGTGACGCTGAAGGCCAACCCGGAGTACTACGGCGAGCAGCTGGCGCCGCAGAACGACGAGATCGTCTTCCGCTTCATCGCGCAGGACGCGATGCCGCAGGCGCTCGAGAACGGTGACGTCGACGTCATCTCCCCGCAGCCGACGGTCGACACGATCGCCCAGCTCGAGGAGATCGGCGACGCCGCGACCATCCACACGGGACCGACGCTCACGTGGGAGCACCTCGACTTCAACTTCGTCGAGGGCTCGCTGTTCGCCGACAACCTGGAGCTGCGCAAGGCCTTCGCCATGTGCGTCCCGCGCCAGCAGATCGTCGACAACCTCATCAAGCCGCTGGACCCCGAGGCCGAGGTCATGAACGCCCGCGAGGTGTTCCCCTTCCAGGAGACCTATGACGAGGTCGTCAGCGAGTCCTACGCGGGCCAGTACGACGAGGTCGACATCGAGGGCGCGAAGGCGATCGTCGAGGCGGAGGGTGCCACGGGCGCCGAGGTCCGCATCGGCTACTCGGCTCCGAACCCCCGCCGCACCGACGAGGTCGCCATGATCAAGTCGTCGTGCGACCAGGCCGGCTTCAACATCGTCGACGCGGGCAACGAGGACTTCTTCGCCCCGGGCGGCACGCAGGAGCGCGGTGACTACGAGGTCGCGCTGTTCGCGTGGGCCGGTTCGGGCCAGATCACCTCTGGTCAGAACATCTACGCCACCGGCAAGCCGCAGAACTACGGTCAGTACTCGAACCCCGAGGTCGACGCCGCGTACGAGACCCTCGTCTCGTCGCTCGACACCGAGGTGCACCTCGAGCAGACCAAGGTGATCGAGAAGCTCCTGTGGGACACGCTGTACGGCATCCCGGTCTTCGCCCACCCCGGCGTGGACGCCTCCGCCTCGGACATCGAGGGCGTTGAGCGCACCACGACGCAGAGCGGAATCAGCTGGAACGCGTACAACTGGCACCGCGCAGAGTAATCTGCGAGCCTGAATCACCGGCGGTGTGGCCCGGCTCTCTCTGAGCCGGGCCACACTCCCGTGAAGGCCACCGATATGTCGCGTCTGCGACAGGCCGACGACCAAGGAACCCTCATCTCGTGCTCATCTTCATCCTCAGGCGCCTCGCCGCGGCCGTAGGCATCCTGCTGGCCTCGTCGGTGCTCATGTACGTCCTCGCGATCAACTCCGGCGATCCCCTCGCCGATCTGCGCGAGAGCAACGCGGAGAACCGCGAGCTGCTCATCCAGCAGCGCATCGAGTACATGAACCTCGACATGCCCTGGTACCAGCGGTACTTCACCTGGCTCACCGGCGTCGGCAAGTGCGTCGTCGGCGCCTGCGACCTCGGCCTCAACCGGAGCGGCCAGGACGTCGCCGCGCTGCTCGGCCAGGCCGCCAGCTCCACGCTGCAGCTCGTCTTCCTCGCCACGATCATCGCCCTCGTCGTGGGCATCGCGATCGGTGTGCTGACCGCCGTGCGTCAGTACTCGGGCCTGGACTACGGCGTCACCTTCCTGACCTTCCTCTTCTTCTCGCTGCCCGTGTTCTGGGCCGCCGTGCTCTTCAAGGAGTACCTGGCGATCGGCTACAACGACTGGCTGCGCGATCCGCAGTTCACGCCGATCGAGATCGCGATCATCGCGATCGTCGCGGGCCTGCTCATGCAGATCTTCCTGGGCGGCTCGCTCAGGCGCCGGCTGATCACCTTCGCCATCACCGCGGCCTTCTTCGCGATCGCGATCCCGACGCTCCTGGCGCTGAACTTCTTCCGCCAGCCGCAGCTCGGGCCGGTCGGGGTGGCCGTGCTCACCATCGCCGCGGCGCTGACGATCGTGATCCTCAGCGTCGGCCTGCAGAACCGCAAGGTGCTCTATCCGGTGCTCATCACGGCCGGCATCGTGATCGTGATGCAGTTCGCCCTGATCAACGTGTTCATCTACTACATGAACTGGTGGATCGTCATCGGCGGGCTCGTCCTCGCCGTCGCGGTGCCGTGGGTGATCGCGCACTACATGGGCGGTCGCTACCGCAACGTCGCCATCGGCGCGAGCGTCGCGACCGGCGTGATCGGCGCGGGGCTGACGGTGCTGGACCACCTCTTCCGCACGTGGCCGAGCTTCCTCGACAAGAAGCCGCGCCCCATCTCGACGATCGGCTCGCACACGCCGAACTTCACGGGCGACTTCTGGCAGGTCTTCCTCGACCACGCCACGCAGCTGCTGCTGCCGACGCTCGTGCTCACGGTGATCTCGCTGGCCAGCTACAGCCGCTACACGCGCAGCTCGATGCTCGAGGTGAATCGTCAGGACTTCATCCGCACCGCGCGCGCCAAGGGCGCCCCGGAGCGCATCGTGATCTTCCGTCACGCGCTGCGCAACGCCCTCATCCCCATCGCCACGATCGCCGCGTTCGACTTCGCGGGCCTCATCGGCGGCGCCGTCATCACCGAGCGCGTGTTCGGCTGGACCGGCATGGGCGCGATGTTCAGCACGGGGCTCGAGCAGGTCGACCCCGCGCCGGTCATGGCGTTCTTCCTGGTGACCGGCCTGGCCGCGATCGTCTTCAACATGCTGGCGGACATCTTCTACGCCGTCCTGGACCCGAGGATCCGAGTATGAGCACCACCGACAGCCACAACTCCGCCCCGGTCACGTCGACCGACATCTACGACCTCGCCGAGGCCGAGGACGCGGCGCTTCTCAAGAAGAGCGCCAAGCCGCTCTCGCAGGGCCAGCTCGTCCGGCGCCGCTTCTTCCGCCACAAGGCGGCGATGATCTCGCTCGTCGCGATCATCATCATCGTCGGCGTCTCGTTCAG
This genomic interval from Microbacterium sediminis contains the following:
- the lepA gene encoding translation elongation factor 4, producing MSPRALTPLQPAATPPERIRNFCIIAHIDHGKSTLADRMLQLTGVVSDRDMRAQYLDRMDIERERGITVKSQAVRIPWELDGQTFALNMIDTPGHVDFSYEVSRSLAACEGAILLVDAAQGIEAQTLANLYMALENDLTIIPVLNKIDLPAADPERFAKELADLIGGDPDDVLRVSGKTGQGVDELLDRLVERIPAPVGDADAPARAMIFDSVYDAYRGVVTYVRMVDGRLEPRERVQMMSTKATHELLEIGVSSPEPEPTKGLGVGEVGYLITGVKDVRQSKVGDTVTNQRKPAETPLAGYVEPKPMVFSGLYPIDASDYPELRDALDKLKLSDAALAYEPETSVALGFGFRCGFLGLLHLEIVTERLSREFGLDLITTAPSVIYEVTTETGQTIVVTNPSEYPEGKINAVSEPIVRASILTPKDYVGTVMELCQQRRGTMEGMDYLSEERVELKYTMPLGEIVFDFFDQLKSRTQGYASFDYEPAGQQEADLVKVDILLQGDRVDAFSAIVHRDKAYSYGTTMTERLRKLIPRQQFEVPIQAAIGARIIARENIRAMRKDVLAKCYGGDITRKRKLLEKQKEGKKRMKMVGRVEVPQEAFIAALSGDVETKGK
- a CDS encoding ABC transporter permease; this translates as MLIFILRRLAAAVGILLASSVLMYVLAINSGDPLADLRESNAENRELLIQQRIEYMNLDMPWYQRYFTWLTGVGKCVVGACDLGLNRSGQDVAALLGQAASSTLQLVFLATIIALVVGIAIGVLTAVRQYSGLDYGVTFLTFLFFSLPVFWAAVLFKEYLAIGYNDWLRDPQFTPIEIAIIAIVAGLLMQIFLGGSLRRRLITFAITAAFFAIAIPTLLALNFFRQPQLGPVGVAVLTIAAALTIVILSVGLQNRKVLYPVLITAGIVIVMQFALINVFIYYMNWWIVIGGLVLAVAVPWVIAHYMGGRYRNVAIGASVATGVIGAGLTVLDHLFRTWPSFLDKKPRPISTIGSHTPNFTGDFWQVFLDHATQLLLPTLVLTVISLASYSRYTRSSMLEVNRQDFIRTARAKGAPERIVIFRHALRNALIPIATIAAFDFAGLIGGAVITERVFGWTGMGAMFSTGLEQVDPAPVMAFFLVTGLAAIVFNMLADIFYAVLDPRIRV
- a CDS encoding DUF1990 family protein, whose translation is MRRGTFRDETVDYAAVGGSQADDLLQYPPEKSLPAIESMRIGSGEERFRTAAEELLSWGAQRGASIRVAEVRPAAGPAYTGVSFDGEGNPIAPAGMEGEQRFDAEGTPLVSAGATVKLQGRVRGHHAGGEYRVIFVVEEKRRVGFALGTVGGAVVSGEESFMIEWRDNDEVWFSVRAFDRPTRPLGRLFPGLVRRRRRALFDRYLRAISPLFATPS
- the hemW gene encoding radical SAM family heme chaperone HemW, coding for MGAALPIGDPAPPDGALPADLAVDPAADLGVYLHVPFCRVRCGYCDFNTYTATELRGARQDTYADTLIREVELARTVLGDAGAARPATTVFFGGGTPTLLPAGDLARMLAAVRDAFGLEAGAEITVEANPDTVTPAVADELAAAGVTRMSVGMQSSVPHVLAALDRTHTPANVGTAVAAARAAGLDVSVDLIYGAPGESLADWEASLETALGLEPDHISAYALIIEEGTKLARQIARGEVPEPDGDLQADMYELADARLAAAGFGWYEVSNWSRGGAAHRSRHNLNYWRGQDWWGFGPGAHSHVAGLRWWNVKHPAAYAQRLAAGESPAAGRERPDAEARLLERVLLESRIREGLAIADLPPGRREAVAGLIADGLIEGLAAIRGRVVLTLKGRLLADAVVRALTD
- a CDS encoding ABC transporter family substrate-binding protein, translating into MRLRRIYGGVAAAAALGLALTACAPADSGDNGGDGEGTTSQSIAVTVGPNDFISYNGFTPESYSTYNSAIADQLKAGFAYFGPDGSIVPNEDLGSFELVSEDPMVVEFTISDDAVWSDGTPITVADAILAWGIQNPNLTSGDAPLFNSVSQDLGDTIPAGPQGDPTGKTFTVEFAAPDPDWQIQTYILDPAHVVAEQAGMTVEELSEAILSGDTKALAPAAEFWNNGWMTEPGTLPDAELIPSSGPYILDSWSATQSVTLKANPEYYGEQLAPQNDEIVFRFIAQDAMPQALENGDVDVISPQPTVDTIAQLEEIGDAATIHTGPTLTWEHLDFNFVEGSLFADNLELRKAFAMCVPRQQIVDNLIKPLDPEAEVMNAREVFPFQETYDEVVSESYAGQYDEVDIEGAKAIVEAEGATGAEVRIGYSAPNPRRTDEVAMIKSSCDQAGFNIVDAGNEDFFAPGGTQERGDYEVALFAWAGSGQITSGQNIYATGKPQNYGQYSNPEVDAAYETLVSSLDTEVHLEQTKVIEKLLWDTLYGIPVFAHPGVDASASDIEGVERTTTQSGISWNAYNWHRAE